ATATATGCCTAACCAGAAGCTGCGTCTaagtcttgttctttttttttttttttggccaagaaaagaaggaagcctGAAAATTGTCCAAATTAATAGCAAGTTACAAATATCAAATGAAGTTTCACGGCATATTcagtgtatgattctttttctgGCTCAGAATTTAAAGGTGAGATTTTCTGTGTGCTTCTCTCAGCTGCCTAAACTGAGGTACCAGGAGCTTGAGACTCACAAGGACTAATTAGAGAAAACTCTCAATCAAGCAGTGGAACTTAAATAGACCAGGCAAGTCAGTGGGTTGTGAAGGGACTGAGCTAACCCAGGATGTATGATGGGAGATGAAACACTGTCCACTTGGCCGTTTCTTATGTATGTGTGGGAGCTCTTAATAATAGCAGCTCAGAAACTACAAACACAAACTTCAGAGAAAATGTGAGAATGGCAGTCTGGAtttcacaactggctgctggttCCTATGACCTTCTCAGGGGACTCGGGCATCAGCCTGTTTCATTTTGACTACACTGAGGCGCCAGGCTGACAGTCCTGTTTTTAGTTCTCTCACCAAAGAGTGAAAGAGAGGGGACCACGACGGATAAGAGTACAGGCTGCCTGCGTTCAAAATTAGTTGCTTCCTCACTGTGTGCCTTTGGCgaagttactcaacttctctgtgcTCTGAGgtccttatttgcaaaacagggaCAATAACCTGACCTGCCTCACTGGGTCACCTTGAGGATTAACTGAATGAATGGAAGTGAAGCTTGGAACAGTGTTTGGCAGGCAGAGCGCGGAACTGTTCATTACCACCAGCACGCTCGTAATGATGCTGTGTGTAAGCCAACTCCTGGGAATGGCAGCTTCAGAACAGATTGTAAGACAGTGTCGGACGGTGCCTGACCCGGTTTCTGGACATTGTTATCACAGCTTCATTCACTCCACGTGGCTATGCAACATCAGATTTTTATTTGGTGAGATGATGCTCTCCATCTAGTAAGCAGAGAAGCAGGCAACAAACATCCCTTACTACAGAAGTTCACTGTTTGACCAAAAAAGGGACTTCAGTTAAATGTAGAAATCTAGGtatcaacttttaaaatctattggtGTTTAAGATAGTTTGCATTCATGACGGACTGTTAAGGACATTCCAGGACTTTATAAAAGATCTCTTCTTTATTCACAGAGTCGAGCAAAATGGATTATCAGACATCAAGTCCCCTCTACGACACTGACTATGGGATGTCAGAGCCCTGCCAAAAAGTCAACGTGAGACAAACTGCAGCCCAGCTCCTGCCCCTGCTCTACTCGCTGGTGTTCATCTTTGGTTTTGTGGGTAACATTCTGGTCGTCCTCATCCTGATCAACTGCAAAAAGCTGAAGAGCATGACTGACATCTACCTGCTCAACTTGGCCATCTCTGACCTGCTTTTCATCATCACCATCCCGTTCTGGGCTCACTATGCTGCAGGCCAGTGGGACTTTGGAAATACAATGTGCCAGTTTTTCACGGGGTTCTATTTCATTGGCTTTTTCTCTGGAATCTTCTTCATCATTCTCTTGACAATTGATAGGTACCTGGCTATCGTCCATGCTGTGTTTGCTTTGAAAGCCAGGACAGTCACCTTTGGGGTGGTGACAAGTGGGGTCACCTGGGTGGTGGCTGTGTTCGCCTCTCTCCCAGGAACCATCTTTACCAAATCCCAAAAAGAGGGTTCTCGTTATACATGCAGCCCTCATTTTCCATCCAGTCAGTATCATTTCTGGAAGAATTTCCAAACTTTAAAGATAGTCATCTTGGGCCTGGTGCTGCCACTGCTTGTCATGATCGTCTGCTACTCGGGAATCCTAAAAACCCTGCTTCGGTGTCGCAACGAGAAGAAGAGGCACAAGGCCGTGAGGCTCATCTTTGCCGTCATGATTGTCTACTTTCTCTTCTGGGCTCCCTACAACATCGTCCTTCTTCTGAGCACCTTCCAGGAATTTTTTGGCCTGAATAACTGCAGTGACTCTAATAGGCTGGACCAAGCCATGCAGGTGGCAGAGACCCTGGGGATGACACACTGCTGCATCAACCCCATCATCTACGCCTTCGTCGGGGAGAAGTTCCGAAGCTATCTCTTACAGTTCTTCCGAAAGCACGTCGCCAGATGCTTCTGCAAAGGCTGTCCAGTCTTCCAGGGAGACGCTCCAGAGCGAGCGAGCTCTGTTTATACACGATCCACGGGCGAGCAGGAAATCTCAGTTGGCTTGTGATCTGACTCAGCTTTTATATGCAGACTAGGGGCGGGAGCGGTTCTTTTAAAGAGGAAGTTACTGTCATAGAGGGTCTAAGTTTCATCCATTTATTTGGCATCAGCTCTAAGTATATTAGATATTTCAAGCTCATCAGTTCTAGAAAGCCAAATCAAAACATGTGATGAAATAGCAACCTTCTCACCTCCCCTCCAAATACATCAATTTATTGGCAAACTCTCCCTTCACTGCAAaagttcaatataaaaaaaaaaaaaaaaaaaatcctcagagaATTGCTAATTCCTGAGTTTGGTTACCTGAACGGGAATAACAAAATGAACTGAGGAAAGTATTGTATAGTTTATCGGTGTAGGGCAACATCCAGGTTGCAAATGTGCTTAAAATAGATCTTTCTTTTGCCATGGGGAGAAAAGACATGGCCGTGATCAGTTAAGAAATGACAACTTCCATGTGGGATCTCCCCTCCAAGGTGTGGTTAATAAGTTCCACAGACATTCACACCAGGGGAGGCCTGTGGCCTGCTGAGAGCTGGGAAGGCTTCTTCGCAGAGAAGGGATTGGAGGTGGATGGTCTGTTGGTGGAGAGGGAAGATGAGCTCCAGGCTGCAGGCACCGACCGCACTGGCAAAGCTTGGCTGTGGGGAGACGTGCGCTGGTTGGGGGAGCCCCAGGGGAGGAAGGATGAGGTGAGAGCATGAGGAACCTGGACAGCGCTGCTCATCAAAGTCCAAGAGCAGAGCAGGGAACCCTTGCCAGTGTTGCACAAGGCTCATTCCACAGCCAAAGGATGGCCTGGAAAGGTGAGCATTCAGGGCAAGGAGACCAAAACAATCTGATCGAGTGAGGAGGCTCCACTTAGGTCGAGGTGCAGGAGATGGGAAGGAGGGGTGCATTCTCACAGCATTTAGGATGAGAGTCAGCAATAGTTGGGGCGGATTTGGCTTGGCGGTGAGGAGCAGAGAAGAGTCAGAGTGAACCCCTAGATTCCCCGCGAGCATCAGAGATGCCCTAAAAGAGAcaccaaggaggaggaggaggtttaGGTCAAAACAGGAGTTGGTGGAAGAGAAAGGGTCCAGTTCTGTGAGCTGAACACAGCCCTAGGCACACAGACCCTGGGCTGCCTATCACTGACTGCTCCTGCCCCCAGAGCAGTCCGTCCCATCCAGGCTTCAATCATGAGGCATCTCCAGGGGGCTTTGAAACACCAGATTTACGAATGCACAAGCCTGAAGTCCAGGAACACTTTTAGGTCAGATATGACATCTAGGTGAGGACTGATTACATAGTTAATGAAAACCCAGAGCTTTATAAGCACTGAGTAAAGAGGTCCCCAAGAGCTGCAGGAAGCCTGAATGACTGTTTCTGCCTGCCAGGCTCACCACTATTTATGGTTTTCCGGATTTAACTATCAATAGACAAAGGGAAGAAGGACACACTCATTTGGAAACAGGCTGCCTCAAGCTTCATAAGCCACAAAACGTGCAATTTACTAACCTCTGCGTTTCAGGCTGAGTGTGGAGGCTTT
This genomic interval from Balaenoptera ricei isolate mBalRic1 chromosome 11, mBalRic1.hap2, whole genome shotgun sequence contains the following:
- the LOC132374119 gene encoding C-C chemokine receptor type 5, whose protein sequence is MDYQTSSPLYDTDYGMSEPCQKVNVRQTAAQLLPLLYSLVFIFGFVGNILVVLILINCKKLKSMTDIYLLNLAISDLLFIITIPFWAHYAAGQWDFGNTMCQFFTGFYFIGFFSGIFFIILLTIDRYLAIVHAVFALKARTVTFGVVTSGVTWVVAVFASLPGTIFTKSQKEGSRYTCSPHFPSSQYHFWKNFQTLKIVILGLVLPLLVMIVCYSGILKTLLRCRNEKKRHKAVRLIFAVMIVYFLFWAPYNIVLLLSTFQEFFGLNNCSDSNRLDQAMQVAETLGMTHCCINPIIYAFVGEKFRSYLLQFFRKHVARCFCKGCPVFQGDAPERASSVYTRSTGEQEISVGL